One part of the Coriobacteriia bacterium genome encodes these proteins:
- a CDS encoding class I SAM-dependent methyltransferase: MTNSNEASMFRGYARFYDLLYADKDYDAECLYLRRVFAKHGLGSDASVLDLGCGTGGHVLPLAASGCEVTGVDRSPDMIARATAKVEESGAQPTLLVADVRELDLGRAFDAVISMFAVVGYQLTNQDLASMFAVARRHLNPGGLFVFDAWFGPAVLVSRPEERRKPIVLGDGTELVRIARSTLDVIAQTVRVDYELVRADGTPDPSSEVAESHTMRFLFAQEVAYFLEVAGFEVASLTPVMREVGTPTEDDWNVSWVARAR, translated from the coding sequence ATGACGAACTCCAATGAGGCCTCGATGTTCCGTGGCTACGCACGCTTCTACGATCTCCTGTACGCAGACAAAGACTACGATGCCGAGTGCCTGTATCTGCGGCGTGTCTTTGCAAAGCATGGACTCGGTTCCGATGCCAGCGTTCTCGACCTCGGCTGCGGGACCGGCGGGCACGTTCTGCCATTGGCCGCATCGGGATGTGAAGTCACTGGCGTCGACCGGTCTCCGGATATGATCGCGCGAGCCACAGCTAAGGTCGAGGAGTCAGGTGCGCAGCCGACGCTACTCGTCGCCGACGTCCGCGAACTCGATCTCGGACGCGCTTTCGACGCAGTTATTTCTATGTTTGCGGTCGTCGGCTACCAGCTGACAAACCAAGATCTAGCATCGATGTTCGCCGTTGCACGGCGGCACCTGAACCCCGGCGGCCTCTTCGTGTTCGATGCGTGGTTCGGTCCGGCGGTACTCGTCTCTCGGCCTGAGGAGCGGCGCAAGCCAATCGTGCTCGGGGATGGGACCGAACTCGTCCGCATCGCCCGCTCAACGCTCGACGTCATTGCGCAGACGGTTCGAGTTGACTACGAACTTGTCCGGGCCGATGGGACGCCCGACCCGAGCAGTGAGGTGGCGGAGTCTCACACGATGCGCTTTCTGTTCGCGCAGGAAGTCGCGTACTTCCTCGAGGTCGCAGGATTCGAAGTCGCATCGCTGACCCCCGTCATGCGCGAGGTCGGGACTCCGACAGAAGACGACTGGAATGTCTCGTGGGTGGCGCGGGCCCGGTGA
- a CDS encoding DegT/DnrJ/EryC1/StrS family aminotransferase, producing MIPVNEPLIGQSEMAYAKAALDEGWISSAGRYIDEFEQGFASYCGRRHGIAVANGTVALQLAVSCLNLEPGDEIIMPSFTIISCALAAIYNDAVPCLVDVEPDTWCMDVSQIEAKIGVRTRAIMPVHMYGHPVDMDAIEALAWKHGLAVVEDAAEAHGAEFDGRKCGGFGELSCFSFYANKIVTTGEGGMVLTDDDELAERARSKRNLCFQEQRRFVHEELGFNFRLTNLQAAIGVGQLERIESVVDRRREMAAAYSAGLSGLPLQLPVERPRAKNVYWMYGVVLDDDVDFDAQEFASRLARLGVQTRPFFVGMHEQPVFHAKGLFLGESYPVTERISARGLYLPSGQAITDEQIEMVIAAVHQALEA from the coding sequence ATGATACCGGTCAACGAGCCGCTCATAGGCCAGTCGGAAATGGCTTACGCGAAGGCGGCTCTGGATGAGGGCTGGATATCTTCGGCTGGTCGCTACATCGATGAGTTCGAGCAAGGGTTCGCCAGCTACTGCGGTCGGCGTCACGGAATAGCCGTGGCCAACGGCACCGTCGCACTTCAGCTCGCCGTGTCGTGTTTGAACCTCGAGCCGGGCGACGAAATCATCATGCCCTCGTTCACGATCATCTCCTGCGCGCTTGCAGCGATTTACAACGACGCCGTGCCCTGTCTGGTCGATGTAGAGCCAGACACCTGGTGCATGGACGTCTCCCAGATCGAAGCCAAGATTGGCGTGCGAACGCGAGCCATCATGCCGGTGCACATGTATGGGCATCCGGTCGACATGGACGCGATCGAGGCTCTGGCTTGGAAACATGGGCTGGCTGTCGTTGAAGATGCCGCCGAAGCTCACGGCGCCGAGTTTGACGGCCGCAAGTGCGGGGGTTTCGGCGAGCTGTCCTGCTTCAGCTTCTACGCCAACAAGATCGTCACGACGGGCGAGGGCGGCATGGTGCTCACTGATGACGATGAGCTCGCCGAGCGCGCTCGCTCAAAGCGCAATCTTTGTTTCCAAGAACAGCGGCGCTTCGTTCACGAGGAGCTTGGGTTCAACTTCCGGCTGACAAACCTGCAAGCAGCGATAGGCGTGGGACAACTCGAGAGAATTGAGTCCGTCGTTGACCGTAGGCGCGAGATGGCCGCGGCGTACTCGGCGGGGCTGAGCGGCCTGCCGCTGCAACTCCCTGTCGAGCGACCGCGGGCCAAGAACGTCTACTGGATGTATGGCGTCGTGCTCGACGATGACGTGGACTTCGACGCGCAAGAGTTTGCGTCGCGCCTCGCTCGGCTGGGGGTGCAGACTCGGCCGTTCTTCGTGGGGATGCACGAGCAGCCGGTCTTTCACGCCAAGGGGCTCTTTTTGGGCGAATCGTACCCGGTGACGGAGCGGATCTCGGCCAGAGGCCTGTATCTGCCTTCGGGGCAGGCGATTACCGACGAGCAGATCGAGATGGTCATTGCCGCCGTGCACCAGGCCCTTGAGGCATAG